One Thermorudis peleae genomic window, GAATCACTGCTGCAGTCTGCTGGGCATCACAGTACCGGCCGAACGTGTTGCCACCGAGGCCGATCACTGAGACAAGGACGCCGCTACGGCCAAGCCGTCGATATTCCATGCTTCGTTCCCCTCGCTGTGCACGATCGATCGTGCTCTACTCTCACGCAAGGGTAAAACTCATCTCGGGGCAGTCTATTCCCCGTTCTGGAATAGCACTCGCCTCTTCAAGCCATACAGCAACGGCGCTGCCTGTGCAGTACGCGCAGGCAACGCCGAGCATGGTACATCGCAAGACGAACGCTACGCCGCTTTCACCGCTTCGATAAGTCGCGCAAGAACCTCTTTGGCATCTCCAAAGAGCATTCGTGTCTGCGGCATGTGGAACAGTTCATTCTCAATTCCGGCAAAACCTGGACGCATGCTCCGCTTGATCACGATGACGTTGCGCGCCTGGTCAACATTGAGAATCGGCATTCCGTAAATTGGGCTGCCTGGATCACTCCGCGCTGCTGGATTGACGACGTCGTTGGCACCAACGACCAGAGCAACATCGGCACGCTGAAACTCTTCGTTAATCTGCTCCATTTCGTACAGCTTGTCATACGGGACATTGGCTTCGGCGAGCAAAACATTCATATGACCCGGCATCCGGCCAGCAACCGGATGAATGGCAAACTTGACCTCAACTCCACGGCGTTCGAGTTCGGCGGCTAACTCAGCAGTCTGATGTTGTGCCTGCGCAACCGCGAGCCCGTAACCAGGCACGATGATGACCTCATTGGCATAGGCCATGAGCACAGCCACGTCCTCAACCGTCGCCTCGCGAATTGGCTTGGCTTCAGCCGTCGCAGTGCCACGTCGTGCCGCCTGGAAGGCACCAAAGAGGACATTGGCCAGCGAGCGATTCATCGCGCGGCTCATCAGGACAGTCAGGAGCGACCCAGACGCTCCAACAAGTGCGCCAGCGATGACGAGAATCTGGTTGCCAACGACGAAACCTGCCGCCGCAGCTGCCAAACCTGTCATGGAGTTCAACACTGAAATGACAACGGGCATATCAGCGCCACCGACTGGCAGAACGAGGAGCACACCAAAGATGAGCGCCAAGGCAAAGAGCAACCACTCGGCAACAGCACTGGTAAAGCCAAGGAGCCATACCCAGAGCACAACAATGCCAACAAACGCGGCGACATTAATCGGCAGTTGGAGCGGGAATCGCACTGGCCGCCCCGTCATGAGCTCCTGGAGCTTTGCGAAGGCAATCAAGCTGCCTGTCAACGCAATTGAACCGATTGTCGTACCGAATGCGACGGAGACCAGTT contains:
- a CDS encoding NAD(P)(+) transhydrogenase (Re/Si-specific) subunit beta, translated to MENARLAVIDLTYLISAVGLIFGLRRLSAPRTARSGNQIVAGALLLALLVTLLDPAIHWRLPNILIMVLGVGIGAVVSIYIARIVPMTAMPQMVALFNGMGGGTAALVSVAEFYRYASEGSLSTGELVSVAFGTTIGSIALTGSLIAFAKLQELMTGRPVRFPLQLPINVAAFVGIVVLWVWLLGFTSAVAEWLLFALALIFGVLLVLPVGGADMPVVISVLNSMTGLAAAAAGFVVGNQILVIAGALVGASGSLLTVLMSRAMNRSLANVLFGAFQAARRGTATAEAKPIREATVEDVAVLMAYANEVIIVPGYGLAVAQAQHQTAELAAELERRGVEVKFAIHPVAGRMPGHMNVLLAEANVPYDKLYEMEQINEEFQRADVALVVGANDVVNPAARSDPGSPIYGMPILNVDQARNVIVIKRSMRPGFAGIENELFHMPQTRMLFGDAKEVLARLIEAVKAA